One Mucilaginibacter ginkgonis genomic region harbors:
- a CDS encoding transposase — translation MADINFDHHAQFFTVTILKWHCLLEDNKFKDVIVSSLQFLKERGYIEVYAFVIMPNHIHLIWQIQDGYLLSSIQQRFLKFTAQKMKYILLDSEDPKLDFFKVNAKDRLHQFWERNPLSVDLWSPAVFEQKLDYIHNNPLQDKWQLATETKDYHYSSANFYESGLDHFNLLTHHRGI, via the coding sequence ATGGCTGACATAAATTTCGACCATCATGCACAATTTTTTACAGTTACCATATTAAAATGGCATTGTCTGCTAGAAGACAATAAATTCAAAGACGTAATAGTCAGCAGCCTGCAGTTCCTAAAAGAGCGTGGTTACATAGAGGTGTATGCGTTTGTCATAATGCCAAACCACATCCATCTAATCTGGCAAATTCAAGACGGCTATTTATTGAGCAGCATACAACAACGGTTTTTGAAGTTTACCGCACAGAAAATGAAATATATTCTGTTAGACAGTGAGGACCCGAAACTCGATTTCTTTAAAGTAAATGCGAAAGACAGGCTCCATCAATTTTGGGAAAGAAATCCATTAAGCGTTGACCTTTGGTCGCCGGCTGTATTTGAGCAAAAGTTAGACTACATTCATAACAATCCGCTGCAAGACAAATGGCAACTGGCTACAGAGACTAAAGATTATCATTATTCTTCTGCAAATTTTTATGAATCCGGTTTGGATCATTTTAACTTACTTACTCACCATAGGGGTATCTGA
- a CDS encoding CTP synthase: protein MTKYIFVTGGVTSSLGKGIISASLAKLLQARGYRVTIQKFDPYINIDPGTLNPYEHGECYVTEDGAETDLDLGHYERFLNTPTSQANNITTGRIYQNVISKEREGAFLGKTVQVVPHITDEIKRNFRILGESGDYDIVITEIGGTVGDIESLPFVEAVRQFRWESGTHDSLVIHLTLIPFLAAAGELKTKPTQHSVKMLLEYGIQPDILVCRTEHHISQDIRKKIALFCNVNVNAVVESIDASTIYDVPLLMLKEQLDKTVLSKLRLPNKNEPDLENWKDFLGRLKNPTAEVRVGLVGKYVELPDAYKSIIEAFVHAGAKNECKVRVDYIHSEQLTVGNAVERLRGLHGVLVAPGFGERGFEGKIEAIRFVRENNIPFFGICLGMQCAVVEYGRHVLGLENANSTEMNPNTQFPVIDMMEEQKSITTKGGTMRLGAQACDLKKGTKAAAIYGKQHIMERHRHRYEFNNKYLADYEKAGMVPSGVNPENGLVEVVELKNHPFFVGAQFHPELKSTVANPHPLFVNFVAASLAYARKA from the coding sequence ATGACCAAATATATTTTTGTTACGGGCGGCGTTACATCGTCATTAGGGAAGGGGATCATATCGGCTTCTTTAGCCAAACTCCTGCAGGCACGCGGATACCGCGTAACCATCCAAAAGTTCGATCCTTACATCAATATCGACCCCGGGACATTAAACCCGTATGAGCATGGCGAGTGTTATGTAACCGAAGACGGTGCAGAAACCGACCTTGACCTGGGCCATTATGAGCGTTTTTTAAACACGCCAACTTCGCAGGCCAACAATATCACTACCGGCCGTATCTACCAAAATGTGATCAGCAAAGAGCGCGAGGGCGCGTTCCTGGGTAAAACCGTTCAGGTAGTGCCGCATATTACTGACGAAATAAAACGCAATTTCAGGATTCTGGGCGAAAGCGGCGACTATGATATTGTGATCACAGAAATTGGCGGTACTGTAGGCGACATCGAGTCGCTGCCTTTTGTAGAGGCGGTGCGCCAGTTCCGCTGGGAATCGGGTACGCATGATTCGCTGGTGATCCACTTGACCCTCATCCCTTTCCTTGCCGCGGCAGGCGAATTAAAGACCAAGCCAACGCAGCACTCTGTTAAGATGCTGTTGGAGTATGGTATCCAGCCGGATATTTTGGTGTGCCGTACAGAGCATCACATTAGCCAGGATATACGCAAAAAGATCGCCCTGTTCTGTAATGTAAACGTAAACGCGGTTGTAGAATCGATAGACGCCTCTACTATTTACGATGTGCCTTTGCTGATGCTTAAAGAGCAACTGGATAAAACCGTGTTGAGCAAGCTTAGGTTACCTAATAAAAACGAGCCCGACCTGGAAAACTGGAAAGACTTTTTAGGCCGCTTAAAAAACCCCACTGCAGAAGTACGTGTTGGTTTGGTGGGAAAATACGTTGAACTGCCCGATGCTTATAAATCCATCATCGAAGCATTTGTACATGCCGGTGCTAAAAACGAATGTAAGGTAAGGGTAGATTACATCCACTCGGAACAATTGACTGTTGGCAATGCTGTTGAGCGCCTGCGCGGCTTACACGGCGTATTGGTTGCACCTGGTTTTGGCGAGCGCGGCTTTGAGGGTAAGATAGAAGCTATCCGCTTTGTGCGCGAGAACAACATTCCGTTCTTTGGCATTTGTTTAGGCATGCAATGCGCTGTTGTTGAGTACGGCCGCCATGTGTTGGGGCTGGAAAACGCAAACAGTACAGAGATGAACCCCAATACGCAATTTCCGGTGATTGACATGATGGAAGAGCAAAAAAGCATTACTACCAAAGGTGGTACCATGCGTTTGGGCGCACAGGCTTGCGACCTTAAAAAAGGCACTAAGGCTGCCGCCATTTATGGCAAGCAGCATATTATGGAACGCCACCGCCACCGTTACGAGTTTAATAATAAGTACCTGGCAGACTATGAAAAGGCAGGCATGGTACCATCGGGCGTAAACCCCGAAAATGGCCTTGTTGAGGTTGTAGAACTTAAAAACCACCCGTTTTTTGTCGGCGCGCAGTTCCACCCCGAATTAAAATCAACTGTTGCTAATCCTCACCCACTTTTTGTTAACTTTGTCGCCGCTTCGCTGGCTTATGCCCGCAAGGCTTAA
- the yidC gene encoding membrane protein insertase YidC: MDRNQFTGLFLIMLIMVGSFFLLQPSKDEIKKEKERAHADSLRRIGINKTPAVKDTALAVKNNTTVDSALLKTPFGAATVGTEQLVTLENKDLKLQVSTVGGRIYSAELNNFQTFDKKPLVLFDGKDNHFGFKFKAGGKVLNTNDLHFTSVSNQNGALTMRLSYSPTQYVDYVYTLPSEGYKVALDVKPTGVEGITNIGESITLNWDASLKKLEKDIKMERQYSGVYYHNTDGDVDYLTETKDDTKQLPTDKKLNWVAFKQHFFSSVLTAKSGFGKTTVAQSTDLASADIKQMKADVTVQADGQGSFPMEFYFIPNKFDVLKKQDDGLQLEKLIYLGWGPLKYINRFAVLPVFNFLQQFGWNMGIIILALTFLLKLVLSPLTFKSYLSMAKMRVLKPEMDDIKAKVGEDNPTLLQQEYLKLYRKAGVNPLGGCLPLLLQMPIVIAFFRFFPSLFELRGQSFLWMHDLSTYDTLLTFAPLPILGWTHISAMCLLMTISTLIYTYFNNQISGASGQMKYIGYISPLIFFGVLNSYPAGLNYYYFLANMMTFAQQYVIRLMVDDKKIHAQIQENKNKPEDKKKKTGFSARLEEVMRAQQAAQAQQKKK; this comes from the coding sequence ATGGATAGAAACCAGTTTACGGGACTTTTCCTGATCATGCTGATCATGGTAGGTTCCTTCTTTTTGCTTCAACCCTCTAAAGACGAAATAAAAAAAGAAAAAGAACGCGCGCATGCAGATTCGCTTCGCCGCATAGGGATAAATAAAACCCCGGCTGTAAAGGACACTGCATTGGCCGTTAAAAATAATACAACAGTTGATTCTGCATTGCTTAAAACGCCTTTTGGCGCGGCTACCGTGGGTACAGAGCAACTGGTTACTTTAGAAAATAAGGACCTTAAATTACAGGTAAGCACTGTTGGGGGCCGCATCTACTCGGCAGAACTAAACAACTTCCAAACCTTTGATAAAAAACCTTTGGTTTTGTTCGATGGCAAGGATAACCACTTCGGCTTTAAATTTAAGGCAGGCGGCAAGGTTTTGAATACCAATGACCTCCACTTCACATCGGTAAGCAATCAGAACGGCGCTTTAACTATGCGCCTAAGCTATAGCCCTACACAATATGTGGACTATGTTTATACGCTACCTTCCGAAGGCTATAAAGTTGCTCTTGATGTTAAGCCGACCGGTGTTGAAGGTATAACCAACATTGGCGAAAGCATAACCTTAAACTGGGATGCCAGCCTTAAAAAACTGGAGAAAGACATCAAAATGGAGCGCCAATACTCGGGCGTTTATTACCACAATACAGATGGTGATGTTGATTACCTGACAGAAACTAAGGATGATACAAAGCAGCTGCCAACTGATAAAAAGCTAAACTGGGTTGCGTTTAAGCAGCACTTTTTCTCGAGCGTACTGACTGCGAAAAGCGGCTTCGGTAAAACTACGGTAGCGCAAAGCACAGATTTGGCTTCGGCAGACATTAAGCAAATGAAAGCCGATGTAACCGTTCAGGCCGATGGGCAGGGTAGTTTCCCGATGGAATTCTACTTCATACCTAACAAGTTTGATGTGCTTAAAAAACAGGATGATGGTTTACAATTAGAGAAACTGATCTACCTGGGCTGGGGACCGTTGAAATATATTAACCGCTTTGCCGTATTACCGGTGTTCAACTTCCTGCAGCAATTTGGCTGGAACATGGGTATCATTATCCTTGCGCTTACATTCCTTCTTAAACTGGTGTTATCGCCGCTTACATTCAAGTCATATTTGTCTATGGCTAAAATGCGTGTGCTGAAGCCCGAGATGGACGACATTAAAGCTAAAGTTGGCGAAGACAACCCTACCCTTTTACAGCAGGAATATTTAAAGCTGTATCGTAAAGCAGGTGTAAATCCGCTTGGTGGCTGTTTACCCTTGCTGTTACAAATGCCGATAGTGATCGCATTCTTCCGCTTTTTCCCAAGCTTGTTTGAGTTGCGTGGACAGAGTTTCTTGTGGATGCATGACCTTTCAACGTACGATACGTTGTTGACTTTCGCTCCGCTGCCGATCTTAGGGTGGACCCACATTAGCGCCATGTGTTTGCTGATGACCATCTCAACGCTGATCTACACCTACTTCAATAACCAGATATCGGGCGCAAGCGGGCAGATGAAATACATCGGTTACATTTCTCCACTGATCTTCTTTGGCGTTTTGAACAGCTACCCTGCCGGTTTGAACTATTACTACTTCCTGGCCAACATGATGACCTTTGCACAGCAATATGTGATCAGGCTGATGGTGGATGATAAAAAGATCCACGCGCAGATTCAGGAAAACAAAAACAAGCCCGAAGACAAAAAAAAGAAAACAGGCTTTAGCGCCCGCCTCGAAGAGGTTATGCGCGCACAGCAAGCGGCGCAGGCGCAGCAGAAAAAGAAATAA
- a CDS encoding exonuclease domain-containing protein produces MMYAIVDIETTGGHASANGITEVAICVHDGERVVKRFETLVNPGREIPVYIRALTGISNEMVAEAPYFKHVAHEIYELLHDKIFVAHNVNFDYSFLKYHLASAGYDLNCNKLCTVRLSRKILPGMLSYSLGKLCAHLSIVNNARHRAAGDAEATATLFTLLLNSDTNKHIPAALKQRSREQVLPSNLPKSDIDRLPYTAGVYYFHDSKGKVIYVGKAVNIKKRVCSHFTGNNSGHQRQEFMKNIHRITFQECGNELMAFIQECIDIKRLWPAYNRSQKNLDFAFGLYTYEDQRGYIRLAVDKRRKYSLPVHTCGSMLEGRNLLLHLVEDHGLCPKLCFIQQNDQPCTSAAGQDCACNGGEEVSDYNTRVIAALKTLKQNLPTFAIRDEGRNDEEHSCILIEEGRFYGMGYVSHYFDVDNYTNLKNILTPYPGNDYIRNLVINYAERHPHKKVMFERAVVAV; encoded by the coding sequence ATGATGTACGCAATTGTAGATATCGAAACCACAGGTGGCCATGCCAGCGCGAATGGCATTACCGAAGTGGCTATTTGCGTGCATGATGGCGAGCGTGTTGTAAAGCGTTTCGAAACGCTGGTTAACCCCGGCCGCGAGATCCCGGTTTATATCCGCGCGCTTACAGGAATCAGTAACGAGATGGTGGCAGAGGCGCCTTATTTTAAGCACGTTGCCCACGAAATTTACGAGTTGCTGCACGACAAGATCTTTGTAGCGCACAACGTTAATTTCGACTATTCTTTCTTAAAATATCACCTGGCATCTGCCGGATACGATTTGAATTGCAACAAGCTTTGCACTGTTAGGCTTAGCCGAAAGATATTGCCGGGCATGCTGTCATACAGTCTGGGTAAACTGTGCGCACATTTAAGTATCGTCAACAATGCGCGCCACCGCGCGGCCGGCGATGCCGAGGCTACTGCCACTTTATTTACACTGCTACTCAACAGCGACACTAATAAACACATTCCGGCGGCTTTGAAACAGCGTTCGCGCGAGCAGGTGCTACCCTCAAACCTTCCTAAAAGTGATATTGACAGACTGCCTTACACCGCGGGGGTATATTACTTTCACGACAGCAAAGGCAAGGTGATCTATGTCGGTAAGGCAGTGAATATCAAGAAGCGGGTCTGCAGCCATTTTACAGGCAATAACTCGGGCCACCAGCGACAGGAGTTCATGAAAAATATTCATCGCATTACTTTCCAGGAGTGCGGTAACGAGCTGATGGCCTTTATACAGGAATGTATCGACATCAAGCGGTTGTGGCCTGCTTATAACCGCTCGCAGAAGAACCTTGATTTTGCATTCGGATTGTATACTTATGAAGACCAGCGCGGTTACATCCGCCTTGCGGTGGATAAGCGCCGCAAGTACAGTTTACCTGTGCACACCTGCGGTTCTATGCTCGAAGGCCGTAACCTGTTGTTGCACCTGGTAGAAGACCATGGCCTTTGCCCTAAACTGTGCTTCATCCAGCAAAACGATCAGCCTTGCACGAGTGCTGCTGGCCAAGATTGTGCCTGTAACGGTGGCGAAGAGGTTTCTGACTATAACACCCGTGTGATTGCCGCGCTTAAAACATTGAAGCAAAACCTGCCGACTTTCGCTATACGCGATGAGGGCCGTAACGATGAGGAGCACAGCTGCATATTGATTGAAGAGGGCCGCTTTTATGGCATGGGCTATGTATCGCACTACTTTGATGTAGATAACTATACCAATCTTAAAAACATCCTTACCCCCTACCCGGGTAATGACTACATCCGCAACCTGGTGATCAACTATGCCGAGCGTCATCCTCATAAGAAGGTGATGTTTGAAAGGGCGGTTGTGGCAGTTTAG
- a CDS encoding pyridoxamine 5'-phosphate oxidase family protein: MDSINQNQPEDNMQNLQGEEAKKKIKELAEGAQSCFFVTNIKTGIPLSVRPMSIQKIDDEGNFWFLSASDSHKNDEVSHDPFVHLLFQGSAHAGFLNIYGQAEISRDKEKIKELWEPVLKTWFTEGEDDPRITVVKVEPLEGYYWDNKHGAVVAFAKMAIGAAIGKTLDDSVEGTLEV, translated from the coding sequence ATGGATAGCATTAATCAAAATCAGCCTGAAGACAACATGCAAAACCTTCAGGGCGAAGAGGCCAAAAAGAAAATAAAAGAGTTGGCAGAGGGTGCGCAGTCGTGCTTTTTTGTAACCAACATTAAAACCGGCATTCCGCTTTCTGTAAGGCCGATGTCAATTCAAAAGATCGACGATGAAGGCAACTTCTGGTTCCTGAGCGCGTCTGACAGTCACAAAAATGACGAGGTAAGCCACGACCCGTTCGTGCACTTACTTTTCCAGGGTTCTGCACACGCGGGCTTCCTGAATATTTACGGTCAGGCAGAAATAAGCCGCGACAAAGAGAAGATCAAAGAACTTTGGGAGCCTGTATTAAAAACCTGGTTCACCGAAGGTGAAGACGACCCGCGTATCACCGTCGTAAAAGTTGAACCGTTAGAAGGTTACTACTGGGATAATAAACATGGCGCTGTTGTAGCTTTCGCTAAAATGGCTATCGGCGCCGCCATTGGCAAAACCCTCGACGATTCTGTTGAAGGTACGCTGGAAGTATAA
- a CDS encoding EVE domain-containing protein — MKHWLVKSEPEKYSWEKFNKEGRTFWDGVRNYQARNNLKEMKEGDLVLYYHSNEGKEVVGIAKVVKEAYQDPTTDDANWVVVDLSPVETLKKPVTLQTIKADAQLKDIGLVRQGRLSVMGVKAEEFDRILALGSGE, encoded by the coding sequence ATGAAACACTGGTTAGTAAAATCTGAACCCGAAAAATATAGCTGGGAAAAATTTAATAAAGAAGGCCGCACCTTTTGGGATGGCGTGCGCAATTACCAGGCACGCAACAACCTGAAAGAAATGAAGGAAGGCGACCTGGTGCTGTATTACCACAGCAACGAGGGAAAAGAGGTTGTGGGTATTGCGAAAGTGGTAAAAGAAGCCTACCAGGATCCAACTACAGATGATGCCAACTGGGTGGTGGTAGACCTGTCGCCTGTTGAAACATTAAAAAAACCGGTGACTTTGCAGACCATAAAAGCAGATGCTCAATTAAAAGATATCGGTCTGGTGCGCCAGGGAAGGCTGTCTGTAATGGGCGTAAAAGCCGAAGAGTTTGACCGCATACTTGCTTTAGGAAGCGGGGAATAG
- a CDS encoding methyltransferase, TIGR04325 family — protein sequence MALKKGEFVPAIVKRILRHSFKYGWHGRYQSWQQALSKTTGYNAGSVLQRVRAAAAEVKNGRAVYERDAITYDHVEVAYPLLATLLWIASLNGNNLSIIDYGGSLGTSYRQNYPFLKHLKTLQWGLIEQEMFVTEGKANFEDQHLKFYYNLEECLAAQANPQLWLFSSSLQYMEKPYELLQHVKDSGIEFFMIDRTAFIDEPDDRLTIQSVPPAFYDASYPCWFFSESKMNNFLADTFEPVYDFLSGQKVVLGLDEMDYKGRLWRRKQF from the coding sequence GCCATAGCTTTAAATATGGCTGGCATGGGCGCTATCAATCCTGGCAGCAGGCACTAAGTAAAACAACGGGCTACAATGCCGGCAGCGTTTTACAGCGAGTGCGTGCCGCTGCTGCCGAAGTGAAAAATGGCCGTGCCGTATACGAGCGCGATGCCATCACTTATGACCACGTTGAAGTAGCCTATCCGCTTTTGGCCACCTTGCTTTGGATAGCTTCGCTTAATGGTAACAATTTAAGCATTATAGATTATGGCGGATCGCTGGGTACCTCTTACCGGCAGAATTACCCGTTTTTGAAACACCTTAAAACGCTGCAATGGGGTCTGATAGAGCAAGAGATGTTTGTTACCGAAGGGAAGGCCAATTTTGAGGATCAGCATTTAAAATTCTATTATAATTTAGAAGAATGCCTTGCAGCGCAGGCCAATCCGCAATTGTGGTTATTCAGCAGTTCGCTGCAGTACATGGAAAAGCCCTACGAATTACTGCAACATGTTAAGGACAGCGGCATTGAGTTCTTTATGATAGACCGGACAGCTTTTATTGACGAACCGGACGACCGCCTGACCATTCAAAGCGTTCCGCCGGCGTTTTATGATGCCTCTTACCCTTGTTGGTTCTTTAGCGAAAGCAAGATGAATAACTTTCTGGCTGATACCTTCGAACCGGTTTACGATTTCCTTTCAGGCCAAAAGGTCGTTTTAGGACTGGATGAAATGGATTATAAAGGGAGGTTGTGGAGAAGGAAGCAGTTTTGA